A window of the Pyrodictium abyssi genome harbors these coding sequences:
- a CDS encoding type II glyceraldehyde-3-phosphate dehydrogenase: protein MARIRVAVNGFGTIGKRVAEAISKQPDMELAGVVKTKPDYVAKYAVSSGIPLYAPSDRLDAFREKGIPVEGSLEDLLEKVDVVVDATPGGVGKEYKHVYERFGVKAIFQGGEKPEVAEVSFNTFCNYEEALGKKSVRVVSCNTTGLLRSICALSKIAKIKKVRATIVRRASDPKEVKRGPVNAIVPNPAKLPSHHAVDVKTVLPSLDIATTAVVVPTTLMHVHIVFAELEEEVTRDDVVSALEQTPRILLADAGLGLASTADLVEYARDLGRKRYDIPELVVWLDSVAVLGGREVIWMQAVHQESIVVPENIDAIRAVMEAAKSAEETIRITDRTLGLMSGRIP, encoded by the coding sequence TGCTGTAAACGGGTTTGGCACAATAGGCAAGCGCGTAGCCGAAGCCATATCGAAGCAACCCGACATGGAGCTGGCCGGTGTAGTGAAGACCAAACCGGACTACGTAGCTAAGTACGCGGTATCCAGCGGCATACCCCTATACGCGCCAAGCGACCGGCTAGACGCCTTCAGGGAGAAGGGCATACCGGTAGAGGGGTCTCTCGAAGACCTTCTCGAGAAGGTAGATGTCGTAGTAGACGCAACACCCGGCGGTGTTGGAAAGGAGTATAAGCATGTATATGAGCGCTTTGGCGTGAAAGCCATATTCCAGGGCGGTGAGAAGCCAGAAGTAGCCGAAGTATCCTTCAACACGTTCTGCAACTACGAGGAGGCACTAGGCAAGAAAAGCGTGCGCGTAGTCTCATGCAATACTACTGGCCTCCTAAGGAGCATATGTGCCCTATCTAAGATAGCTAAAATAAAGAAGGTTAGGGCAACCATAGTACGCCGCGCATCAGACCCTAAGGAAGTGAAGCGCGGCCCTGTCAACGCCATTGTCCCGAATCCTGCTAAGCTTCCAAGCCACCATGCAGTTGACGTAAAGACCGTTCTACCGAGCCTCGATATAGCCACTACAGCTGTCGTCGTGCCTACGACACTAATGCACGTGCACATAGTGTTCGCGGAGCTCGAGGAGGAAGTAACCCGCGACGACGTGGTATCCGCGTTAGAGCAGACGCCGAGAATACTGCTAGCTGACGCAGGGCTAGGCTTGGCTAGCACAGCAGACCTCGTCGAGTATGCTAGGGATCTCGGGAGAAAGCGCTACGACATACCCGAGCTAGTAGTATGGCTAGATAGCGTAGCTGTGCTAGGAGGCAGGGAAGTAATATGGATGCAAGCTGTGCATCAAGAGTCCATAGTAGTGCCAGAGAACATAGACGCCATCAGAGCCGTTATGGAGGCTGCAAAGTCTGCCGAGGAGACTATACGCATAACCGATAGGACCCTGGGGCTAATGAGTGGGCGGATACCCTAG